A window of the Verminephrobacter eiseniae EF01-2 genome harbors these coding sequences:
- the xseA gene encoding exodeoxyribonuclease VII large subunit: protein MFERPDPIAAARVWEVGALCRAIADALQVRFNPVAVRGEITGLTRASSGHCYFSIKDMHGQLRCAMFRRAASGLDFAPRDGQLVQLHGRLGVYEARGELQFIVEGMQQAGQGALFEQFLQLKARLELQGLFDNARKRPLPALPRGIGLVTSPGAAALHDVVTALRRRVPHIPVLLVPAQVQGVAAAPTIIAALAKLYGLAQAAAAPGADTPAIDVILLVRGGGSIEDLWAFNDEQLARMIVQSPVPLVSGVGHETDFTIADFCADLRAPTPTAAAELVAQPREFWLAALDLLVGRIRDGAQRQLDARHQRLDQAAARLGRPSGLVAGQQLQLARLAQRMRHGVLLKMQQLGQTQQALQTQLPQQLRRRLGQHAERLERTALHLELLDPRLVLQRGYALLTDTGGQAVTRVRQARPGAALRATLADGTVDVTVAPRSGAGVPSRQ, encoded by the coding sequence ATGTTTGAGCGCCCGGACCCCATCGCAGCGGCCCGTGTGTGGGAGGTTGGCGCGCTGTGCCGCGCCATTGCTGATGCGCTGCAGGTGCGCTTCAATCCCGTTGCGGTGCGCGGCGAGATTACGGGCTTGACGCGCGCATCCAGCGGGCATTGCTATTTCTCGATCAAGGACATGCATGGCCAATTGCGCTGCGCGATGTTCCGCCGCGCCGCCAGCGGGCTCGACTTTGCGCCGCGCGATGGACAATTGGTGCAGTTGCACGGTCGCCTCGGGGTGTATGAAGCGCGCGGGGAACTGCAGTTCATCGTCGAGGGCATGCAGCAGGCCGGGCAGGGGGCGCTGTTTGAGCAGTTCCTGCAACTCAAGGCGCGGCTCGAACTGCAGGGCCTGTTCGACAACGCGCGCAAGCGCCCGCTGCCTGCGCTGCCGCGTGGCATTGGCCTGGTCACATCGCCCGGGGCGGCGGCATTGCACGACGTGGTCACGGCATTGCGCCGGCGGGTGCCGCATATCCCGGTGCTGCTGGTGCCGGCGCAGGTGCAAGGCGTGGCCGCAGCGCCGACCATCATTGCGGCGCTGGCAAAACTGTATGGCCTGGCGCAGGCAGCAGCGGCGCCCGGAGCAGATACGCCGGCGATCGATGTGATCTTGTTGGTGCGCGGCGGCGGCTCGATCGAAGACCTGTGGGCCTTCAACGACGAGCAACTGGCCCGCATGATCGTGCAAAGCCCGGTGCCGTTGGTCAGTGGCGTGGGCCATGAGACCGATTTCACCATCGCCGACTTCTGTGCCGACCTGCGCGCGCCCACGCCCACGGCAGCGGCCGAACTGGTGGCCCAGCCGCGCGAATTCTGGCTGGCGGCGCTGGACTTGCTGGTCGGCCGCATCCGGGACGGCGCGCAGCGCCAGCTCGATGCGCGCCACCAGCGGCTCGACCAGGCGGCCGCGCGGCTGGGCCGACCGTCCGGCCTGGTCGCCGGCCAGCAGTTGCAACTGGCCCGCCTGGCCCAGCGCATGCGCCATGGCGTGCTGCTGAAAATGCAGCAGCTTGGGCAAACGCAGCAAGCGCTCCAGACCCAACTGCCGCAGCAACTGCGGCGGCGCCTGGGGCAACATGCCGAGCGGCTCGAACGCACCGCCTTGCACCTGGAACTGCTGGACCCGCGCCTGGTGTTGCAGCGCGGCTACGCGCTGCTGACCGACACCGGCGGACAGGCCGTGACCCGGGTGCGCCAAGCCCGGCCCGGCGCGGCACTGCGCGCCACGCTGGCCGACGGCACGGTGGATGTGACCGTGGCCCCGCGCAGCGGCGCTGGTGTGCCGTCCCGCCAATAG